The proteins below come from a single Flavobacterium lindanitolerans genomic window:
- the pepT gene encoding peptidase T — protein MQHIIDRFISYVTIDTESDPNSNTTPSTEKQWDLANKLVEELKAIGMEDVTIDENAYIMATLPSNVDYDVPTIGFVSHFDTTPDFTGANVKPQIVKNYDGGDIVLNKEQNIVLSPGYFKDLLQYKGQTIITTDGTTLLGADDKAGITEIVTAMEFLIQNPEIKHGKIRVGFTPDEEIGRGAHKFDVAKFNADWAYTMDGSQIGELEYENFNAAGAKITFKGKSVHPGYAKGKMINSMLIANKFLSKLPKDEVPERTKGYEGFFHVHHLNGTIEETVLELIIRDHDKKKFEKRKKLIHKITKKINKKFAEQFGGDIAVAEVKDQYYNMKEKVEPVMHIVDIAEKAMKELGIKPIIKPIRGGTDGCQLSYMGLPCPNIFAGGHNFHGKYEYVPVESMQKAVEVIVKIAELTAAKK, from the coding sequence ATGCAACATATCATTGACCGTTTTATCAGTTATGTGACTATTGATACGGAATCAGATCCAAATTCAAATACAACTCCAAGTACAGAAAAACAATGGGATTTGGCTAATAAACTAGTCGAAGAATTAAAGGCAATCGGAATGGAAGATGTTACGATTGACGAAAATGCCTATATCATGGCTACCCTGCCAAGCAATGTGGATTATGACGTGCCAACAATCGGGTTTGTTTCGCATTTTGATACGACTCCTGATTTTACAGGCGCCAATGTCAAACCGCAAATTGTAAAAAATTATGATGGCGGGGATATTGTCCTGAACAAAGAACAAAACATTGTACTTTCTCCAGGCTATTTTAAAGACCTGTTGCAATACAAAGGACAGACTATCATCACTACAGACGGTACTACACTTCTGGGTGCTGATGACAAGGCGGGAATTACAGAAATTGTTACGGCAATGGAATTCCTGATTCAAAATCCTGAAATCAAACACGGAAAAATCAGAGTAGGCTTTACTCCTGATGAAGAAATTGGACGTGGTGCCCATAAATTTGATGTAGCAAAATTCAATGCTGACTGGGCTTATACAATGGATGGAAGCCAGATTGGTGAGTTGGAATATGAAAACTTTAACGCTGCCGGTGCAAAAATTACCTTTAAAGGAAAAAGTGTACACCCGGGTTATGCAAAAGGAAAGATGATTAACTCTATGTTGATTGCCAACAAATTCCTTTCAAAATTGCCAAAAGACGAAGTGCCTGAAAGAACAAAAGGCTATGAAGGATTTTTCCACGTGCATCACCTGAACGGTACTATTGAAGAAACCGTATTGGAACTGATTATCCGTGACCATGACAAGAAAAAGTTTGAAAAAAGAAAAAAACTGATTCACAAAATCACTAAAAAAATCAACAAGAAATTTGCCGAACAATTTGGTGGTGATATCGCTGTTGCCGAAGTCAAAGACCAATACTACAATATGAAAGAAAAAGTAGAACCGGTTATGCATATTGTTGATATTGCTGAAAAAGCAATGAAAGAATTGGGAATCAAGCCAATCATTAAGCCTATTCGCGGTGGAACTGACGGATGCCAGCTTTCGTATATGGGACTTCCTTGCCCAAATATCTTTGCCGGCGGACATAATTTCCACGGGAAATACGAATATGTTCCTGTTGAAAGTATGCAGAAGGCAGTAGAAGTAATCGTTAAGATTGCCGAGCTGACCGCTGCAAAAAAGTAA
- a CDS encoding HD domain-containing protein — translation MQKKLQQKFTDIFQKYATDSSLEKKFWQEIEKQYSSKKRHYHTLLHLENLFGELEPIKEKLEDWDTIQFSVFYHDIIYKSFKSNNEEESASLAAERLREIGYPEEKIVKCKNQILATKAHNFDDNDTNYFTDADLSVLGKDWATYAIYYQQIRKEYSLYPDFLYNNGRKKVLEHFLDMESIFKTEYFRNKYENQARLNIEKELQILDK, via the coding sequence ATGCAAAAAAAATTACAGCAAAAATTCACGGACATATTCCAAAAATATGCTACGGATTCCTCTTTGGAAAAAAAATTCTGGCAGGAAATAGAAAAACAGTATTCTTCCAAAAAACGACATTATCATACGCTTTTGCATTTAGAAAATCTTTTTGGTGAACTCGAACCTATAAAGGAAAAACTTGAAGATTGGGATACAATACAGTTTTCCGTATTCTATCATGACATTATTTACAAGTCTTTCAAAAGCAACAATGAAGAAGAAAGTGCATCGTTAGCTGCAGAAAGGCTTCGTGAAATTGGTTATCCGGAAGAAAAGATTGTCAAATGCAAGAATCAGATACTCGCCACAAAAGCACATAATTTTGACGATAACGACACTAACTATTTTACTGATGCGGACTTATCCGTTTTAGGAAAAGACTGGGCAACGTATGCTATTTATTACCAGCAAATCCGCAAAGAATACAGCCTTTATCCTGATTTTCTGTACAACAACGGACGAAAAAAAGTATTGGAACATTTTCTGGATATGGAAAGCATTTTCAAAACAGAATATTTCCGGAACAAATACGAAAACCAGGCACGATTGAATATTGAAAAAGAGCTCCAAATACTCGATAAATAA